One Candidatus Lokiarchaeota archaeon genomic region harbors:
- the pstA gene encoding phosphate ABC transporter permease PstA has protein sequence MEERPLRSCEDEEAYPEESSAGVGPPEIPLTTRISTYLRTYTKSKRHFTDLLFKIGLGLCALLVIAPFFLILIEVSSTGFAVVFGSGEGEGLEFFTTYPGGGLTGGLAHAFIGTLSLAAVAGIAGIPISVLGAVYINEYTEAGIVRSAIEFAADVLAGIPSIVFGAFGLALIVDVLNFGKGLMAGGLTLAFMMIPTILRTTQEALRAVPMSLREASLALGATRWTTTWQVTVRSAFPGIVTGVLLAFGRIIGETAPLIFTAGNSLRAPTELFGAGSWVASVPYTIYLYTIDPRPYLHPKAHAAALALMMIVFTIDLIANYISIKFTRRLV, from the coding sequence ATGGAAGAACGACCATTACGTTCCTGCGAGGATGAAGAAGCTTACCCCGAAGAAAGCAGTGCAGGAGTGGGGCCACCTGAAATACCATTAACGACTAGAATCTCCACTTATCTGCGCACATATACGAAGTCTAAGAGACACTTCACCGACCTTCTGTTCAAAATTGGCCTAGGCCTTTGCGCCCTTCTAGTCATAGCTCCATTCTTTCTCATTCTGATTGAAGTTTCGTCTACAGGTTTTGCCGTTGTGTTTGGAAGCGGAGAAGGTGAGGGGCTTGAATTCTTCACGACATATCCGGGCGGTGGGCTAACTGGTGGCTTGGCACACGCATTCATTGGAACATTATCTCTGGCTGCTGTAGCAGGAATTGCAGGAATTCCAATTTCAGTTCTGGGAGCAGTCTACATTAACGAATATACTGAAGCTGGAATAGTGAGGTCAGCTATTGAATTTGCTGCAGATGTGCTAGCCGGAATACCTTCCATCGTCTTTGGAGCTTTTGGTTTGGCGCTTATTGTTGATGTACTCAATTTTGGAAAAGGTTTGATGGCAGGCGGACTTACACTTGCCTTCATGATGATTCCCACCATTCTACGGACGACGCAAGAAGCTCTTCGAGCGGTACCCATGTCATTGCGAGAAGCTTCACTCGCGCTTGGAGCAACTCGATGGACCACCACATGGCAGGTTACGGTCAGGTCGGCATTTCCGGGCATCGTTACAGGAGTACTCCTAGCTTTTGGCCGAATCATAGGAGAAACCGCGCCGTTGATATTCACAGCAGGAAACTCGCTTCGTGCTCCAACAGAGCTTTTTGGAGCGGGCTCATGGGTAGCATCTGTTCCATATACGATATACCTCTACACCATCGATCCTCGACCCTATCTTCATCCAAAAGCGCATGCTGCAGCGCTTGCTCTCATGATGATAGTGTTCACCATCGACTTGATTGCTAATTATATATCCATCAAATTCACCAGGAGACTAGTTTGA